From the Musa acuminata AAA Group cultivar baxijiao chromosome BXJ1-2, Cavendish_Baxijiao_AAA, whole genome shotgun sequence genome, one window contains:
- the LOC135604929 gene encoding probable serine/threonine-protein kinase PIX13 has protein sequence MASTWGPVGDVASVMQLVGVDAVSLIRMIIKVASDARMHRKNCRQFAHQLKLVGNLLEQLRISELRKHRSTREPLELLEDALRRSYILVNSCQDRNYLYLLVMGWDIAKQLGSAQAEIARYLDLIPLITLVDIQRVKERKENIRGDQHEYPLDGVEKMVQDPLSNPGRLIAETENNTKITNSNKHGLGINDVFCRIFKFKELQSATMNFSDENLLGQGGFGVVYKGWISAISLNAATSGRGFLKKGKEANSELGTAIAVKRLSRFSRQGLPEALTEVQFLGKLSHPNVIKLFGYCSKEKKKKILLVYEFMNNGILAAHLFQNSQPLSWDLRIKIAVGAARGLAFLHASFIILRDVKSSNILLDSNFNPKLSDFGLAMDGPTARDSNVEADLCGTFGYLAPEYFESGVVNHKIDVFGFGVVLLEMLSGKGARQILLAGKENSQTSQPSEENSQTSQPSEENSQTSQPSEETLECVHQPTGQSFQEIFISSCLTDYTKLHRMMDPSLNGQYPLRAAFLVAQLARSCVGADPTGRPSMEEAMKTLEQIQTMAMSPTNLGPTNVSDPCPFLHDIHFSDSRVMVRGPAPFDADVELSFSNCK, from the exons ATGGCATCAACCTGGGGGCCCGTAGGCGACGTTGCCAGTGTCATGCAGCTGGTGGGAGTCGATGCTGTCAGCCTAATCAGAATGATTATAAAGGTCGCCTCGGATGCACGAATGCACAGGAAAAATTGCCGGCAATTTGCACATCAGCTGAAGCTGGTCGGCAACCTTTTGGAGCAGCTGAGGATCTCGGAACTCAGAAAGCATCGAAGTACGAGAGAGCCATTGGAGCTGCTGGAGGATGCACTGAGGAGGTCTTACATTCTTGTAAACAGCTGCCAGGATCGGAACTATCTGTATCTTCTGGTCATGGGATGGGACATTGCGAAACAGTTAGGGAGTGCACAGGCTGAGATTGCTCGATACTTGGACCTTATCCCACTCATCACTCTCGTGGATATCCAGAGAGTCAAG GAAAGAAAAGAGAATATTAGAGGAGACCAACATGAATATCCTTTGGATGGAGTGGAGAAGATGGTGCAAGATCCTTTATCTAATCCAG GAAGGTTGATTGCAGAGACAGAGAATAACACCAAAATTACAAACAGCAATAAACATGGGCTTGGAATCAATGATGTGTTTTGTCGGATCTTCAAGTTCAAGGAATTGCAGAGTGCCACAATGAACTTCAGTGATGAGAACCTTCTTGGACAAGGAGGTTTTGGGGTTGTCTACAAAGGTTGGATCAGCGCTATTTCTTTAAATGCAGCAACTAGTGGACGTGGATTtcttaaaaaaggaaaagaagcaaATAGTGAGCTTGGGACAGCCATTGCTGTTAAAAGACTTAGCCGATTCAGTAGACAAGGGTTGCCGGAAGCTTTG ACTGAGGTGCAATTTCTAGGAAAACTGTCGCATCCTAATGTGATAAAGTTGTTTGGATATTGctcaaaggagaagaagaaaaaaatcctTCTTGTCTATGAGTTCATGAATAATGGGATCTTGGCTGCACACCTGTTTCAAA ATTCGCAGCCACTTTCATGGGATCTAAGGATAAAAATAGCAGTTGGTGCTGCTAGAGGCCTTGCTTTTTTACATGCATCATTCATCATTCTTCGAGATGTGAAGAGCAGCAACATTCTTCTTGACTCG AATTTCAACCCAAAGCTGTCGGACTTTGGGCTTGCAATGGATGGCCCGACTGCCAGAGACTCCAATGTCGAAGCAGACCTCTGTGGCACCTTTGGATATCTGGCTCCTGAGTACTTTGAGTCAG gcgttgtgaatcataagattgatGTATTTGGATTTGGAGTCGTGTTACTGGAAATGCTCTCCGGTAAGGGGGCACGTCAAATACTACTAGCAGGCAAAGAGAACAGTCAAACAAGTCAACCAAGCGAAGAGAACAGCCAAACAAGTCAACCAAGCGAAGAGAACAGTCAAACAAGTCAACCAAGCGAAGAGACATTAGAATGTGTACACCAACCCACTGGACAGAGCTTCCAAGAAATATTTATCAGTTCGTGTCTCACGGATTATACAAAGCTGCATAGAATGATGGACCCGAGTCTCAATGGCCAATATCCATTAAGAGCCGCTTTTCTTGTAGCCCAGCTCGCTCGAAGTTGTGTTGGTGCTGATCCTACTGGACGTCCATCCATGGAAGAAGCTATGAAGACCCTTGAGCAGATTCAAACTATGGCCATGTCTCCAACTAATTTGGGTCCTACAAATGTTTCTGATCCTTGTCCCTTCCTGCATGATATCCACTTCTCAGATTCTAGGGTGATGGTACGTGGGCCTGCGCCTTTCGATGCGGATGTAGAGTTATCCTTCTCCAATTGCAAGTGA